In one window of Psychrobacter sp. P2G3 DNA:
- the rpsS gene encoding 30S ribosomal protein S19, which yields MPRSLKKGPFIDAHLFAKVENALETNSRKPIKTWSRRSMILPQMVGLTLSVHNGRTHVPVIVSEQMVGHKLGEFAPTRTYRGHGIDRKAKK from the coding sequence ATGCCTCGTTCATTGAAAAAAGGTCCATTCATAGACGCGCACTTGTTTGCTAAAGTTGAGAATGCATTAGAAACCAACTCACGCAAACCGATTAAAACTTGGTCGCGCCGCTCGATGATTTTGCCACAAATGGTTGGCCTAACTTTATCTGTTCACAACGGCCGTACTCATGTACCGGTTATCGTGAGCGAGCAGATGGTTGGTCATAAACTAGGTGAATTTGCCCCGACTCGTACGTATCGTGGTCATGGCATTGACAGAAAAGCTAAGAAATAA
- the rplV gene encoding 50S ribosomal protein L22, whose product MEVTAKLRGAAISAQKVRLVADEVRGKSIERALDILTYSNKKGAVFVKKCLNSAIANAEHNHGLDIDDLKVATIYVDEGITLKRILPRAKGRADRISKRTCHITIKVGE is encoded by the coding sequence ATGGAAGTAACTGCAAAATTACGCGGTGCCGCCATCTCGGCACAAAAAGTTAGACTCGTTGCTGATGAAGTTCGTGGCAAATCTATCGAACGTGCTTTGGATATCCTAACGTATAGCAATAAAAAAGGCGCTGTGTTTGTTAAGAAATGTCTTAACTCAGCCATCGCCAATGCCGAACATAATCATGGATTAGATATCGACGACCTAAAAGTCGCTACTATCTATGTCGATGAAGGCATCACGCTAAAGCGTATCCTACCACGTGCTAAGGGTCGTGCTGATCGTATCAGTAAACGTACCTGTCACATCACTATAAAGGTAGGAGAATAA